One Vitis riparia cultivar Riparia Gloire de Montpellier isolate 1030 chromosome 4, EGFV_Vit.rip_1.0, whole genome shotgun sequence genomic window carries:
- the LOC117913328 gene encoding cytochrome P450 87A3-like has product MWPIGLCIVTLVIIWVTNWIHRWRNPRCNGTLPPGTLGFPLIGETIQFFIPGHSLDLLPFFKKRVQRYGRLFRTSLVGRPVAVAADPEVNHFILQEEGKSVEMFYLDSIVKLFGKDGASTHATGHVHKYLRTLVMNNFGFESLRDKLLPKVEAVARKSLDTWSSQPSVELNYAISQVMFEFISMELFSYDPSASTESMSDAFINFLKGLVSIPLNIPGTTFHKCLKNQKKVMKMLREIVEERCASPERRHGDVLDYFLEEMKSKTFITKDFIVYIMFGLLFATFESIPTMFTLVFKLIMEHPLVWQELKDEHEAILRNSQTSNSTITWEDYKSMTFTFDVINEALRMGNISLGSFRRAVEDVRINGYTIPAGWIILVVPSALHMDPETYPDPLVFNPWRWKEDGGSKIRVKNFTPFGRGIRSCPGAELSKLVAATFIHAAVTKYRFTKIKGGRVVRNPMLKFKDGFYVKVSEMVTEGGGSAAEDA; this is encoded by the exons ATGTGGCCTATTGGTTTGTGCATAGTGACATTAGTTATCATATGGGTCACAAATTGGATTCATAGATGGAGGAACCCCAGATGCAATGGTACACTTCCTCCTGGCACCCTGGGCTTTCCACTCATTGGAGAAaccattcaatttttcattcCCGGCCACTCCTTGGATCTTCTACCATTCTTCAAGAAAAGAGTTCAGAG ATATGGTCGTCTGTTCCGGACAAGCCTAGTGGGTCGACCGGTTGCGGTAGCAGCTGACCCTGAAGTGAACCATTTCATCCTTCAAGAAGAGGGGAAGTCGGTGGAAATGTTTTACTTGGATTCTATTGTTAAGCTTTTTGGGAAAGATGGGGCATCCACCCATGCAACCGGTCACGTTCACAAGTATCTCAGGACACTGGTTATGAATAACTTTGGCTTCGAGAGCCTCAGAGATAAGCTACTTCCTAAAGTGGAAGCAGTGGCTCGTAAAAGCTTAGACACTTGGTCGAGCCAACCATCTGTGGAACTGAATTATGCTATTTCACAGGTAATGTTTGAATTCATATCGATGGAGCTGTTCAGTTATGATCCAAGCGCATCCACAGAAAGTATGAGCGATGCATTCATCAACTTTCTGAAGGGTCTAGTGTCTATCCCCTTGAACATTCCTGGTACAACTTTTCATAAATGTTTGAAG AACCAGAAGAAGGTAATGAAGATGCTGAGGGAGATAGTGGAGGAGAGGTGTGCTTCTCCTGAGAGACGCCATGGTGATGTTCTTGATTATTTCCTGGAAGAAATGAAAAGCAAAACATTCataacaaaagattttattgtCTACATAATGTTTGGGCTTCTCTTTGCCACCTTCGAGTCGATCCCCACTATGTTCACTCTAgtctttaaattaataatggAGCACCCACTGGTGTGGCAAGAATTGAAG GATGAGCATGAGGCTATTCTTAGAAATAGTCAGACTTCAAATTCCACAATCACATGGGAAGATTACAAGTCCATGACTTTCACATTTGAT GTTATCAATGAAGCACTTAGAATGGGAAATATTAGTCTTGGGAGTTTTAGAAGAGCCGTGGAAGATGTAAGGATAAATG GATATACAATTCCAGCAGGGTGGATAATTTTAGTTGTCCCTTCAGCACTTCACATGGACCCTGAAACATACCCCGATCCTCTTGTTTTCAACCCATGGCGATGGAAG GAGGATGGGGGATCAAAGATCAGAGTTAAGAATTTCACACCTTTTGGAAGGGGTATACGCTCTTGTCCAGGGGCAGAACTCAGCAAGCTTGTGGCAGCCACATTCATCCATGCGGCAGTCACCAAATACAG GTTTACAAAAATTAAGGGAGGACGTGTAGTTCGAAATCCAATGTTGAAATTTAAGGATGGGTTTTACGTCAAGGTTTCGGAGATGGTCACTGAAGGTGGTGGCTCAGCTGCTGAAGATGCTTGA